The following proteins are encoded in a genomic region of Paenibacillus sp. FSL H3-0469:
- a CDS encoding carbohydrate ABC transporter permease: MNERAANKAFDTWIVICLTLSVLACLIPFVHILAVSFSGTVPIASGKVTLFPMDFNIEAYKKVFGDAAMIRSLVFTIFLTVLFTALCMMMTVAAGYALSKKDLKGRKIFMFIIVVTMFFSGGIIPEYILTRELHLLNTIWALVLPGLISPFYMIILISFLAGIPDALKESAEIDGSSQFGTLIRIILPLSMPVLATLSLFYAVGRWNGFQDTLMYITKPELYPLQLKLYHMIQNSQVTDMMRMEGNAISTVVPESLKAATVVFATVPILLVYPWLQRYFVSGVMTGAVKG; this comes from the coding sequence ATGAATGAAAGAGCAGCTAACAAGGCGTTTGATACATGGATTGTGATCTGCTTGACCTTATCGGTGCTGGCATGTCTGATTCCGTTCGTGCATATTCTCGCTGTATCCTTCAGCGGAACGGTCCCGATTGCTTCGGGCAAAGTGACTTTATTCCCTATGGACTTCAATATTGAGGCGTATAAAAAAGTGTTCGGTGATGCCGCGATGATCCGCTCGCTGGTCTTCACGATATTCCTGACGGTGCTGTTCACAGCGCTGTGCATGATGATGACGGTTGCGGCGGGCTACGCCCTGTCGAAGAAGGATCTGAAGGGCCGTAAAATCTTCATGTTCATCATTGTCGTCACCATGTTCTTCAGCGGCGGTATTATTCCAGAGTATATTCTGACACGGGAGCTGCATTTGCTGAATACGATCTGGGCGCTGGTGCTGCCCGGTCTGATCAGCCCCTTCTATATGATTATCCTGATTTCTTTTCTGGCCGGTATTCCGGACGCGCTCAAGGAGTCCGCTGAGATCGACGGCAGCAGCCAGTTCGGGACGCTAATCCGTATCATTCTGCCGTTATCCATGCCGGTGCTTGCTACCCTAAGCTTGTTCTATGCCGTCGGCAGATGGAACGGATTCCAGGATACGCTGATGTATATCACGAAGCCGGAGCTGTATCCGCTCCAGCTTAAGCTCTATCATATGATCCAGAACAGCCAGGTTACCGATATGATGAGAATGGAGGGGAATGCGATCAGCACGGTTGTGCCGGAGAGTCTGAAGGCGGCTACTGTAGTGTTCGCCACAGTGCCTATTCTACTCGTCTATCCATGGCTGCAAAGATACTTCGTCTCCGGTGTGATGACCGGGGCGGTGAAAGGGTGA
- a CDS encoding ABC transporter permease subunit, with product MYALLVLPILFFIIFKYGPMYGVQIAFKDFNFFKGIGGSEWIGLDGFREVFANQDFYITLRNTLMLNVLDLIVSFPAPLIIAIMLFELKVVWFKKLSQTILYIPHFISWVIIGGIVYQLFGQQSGMINNLLTSLGLDAIPFLSDKNYWLITYLLTGVWQSAGWGTILYLAALAGINKELFEAAEVDGAGRIKRILHITIPGIKPTIVTLLIINLGNMISIGFERPFVIGNLAVMEYSDVLSTFVYRIGLESGQYTLATVVGLFQAVVGLLFLLAANYISKKLTDESIL from the coding sequence ATGTACGCATTGCTGGTCTTACCCATCCTGTTCTTTATTATTTTCAAGTACGGTCCAATGTATGGAGTGCAGATTGCGTTCAAGGACTTCAACTTTTTCAAAGGCATCGGTGGCAGTGAATGGATTGGTCTTGACGGATTCCGCGAGGTATTTGCGAATCAGGACTTTTATATAACCTTACGCAACACGTTGATGCTGAACGTTCTGGATCTGATCGTCTCTTTTCCCGCCCCTTTAATTATTGCGATCATGCTGTTTGAGCTGAAGGTGGTCTGGTTCAAGAAGCTGTCTCAGACGATTCTGTATATTCCGCATTTTATTTCCTGGGTAATCATCGGCGGGATCGTGTACCAGCTCTTCGGCCAGCAGTCGGGGATGATTAACAACCTGTTAACGAGCCTGGGGCTGGATGCCATTCCTTTTCTCTCTGACAAAAATTATTGGCTGATCACCTACCTGCTGACCGGTGTCTGGCAGAGCGCAGGCTGGGGGACGATTCTCTATCTGGCGGCACTCGCGGGCATCAATAAAGAGCTGTTCGAAGCGGCGGAGGTCGATGGGGCCGGAAGAATCAAGCGCATTCTGCATATTACGATCCCGGGAATCAAGCCGACGATTGTTACGCTCTTGATCATTAATCTGGGCAACATGATCTCGATTGGCTTCGAGCGGCCGTTCGTGATCGGTAACCTTGCGGTTATGGAATACTCGGATGTGCTGAGTACCTTTGTCTACCGGATCGGTCTGGAATCGGGGCAGTATACGCTGGCTACGGTGGTTGGGTTGTTCCAGGCGGTGGTCGGACTTCTATTCCTGCTGGCAGCGAACTATATTTCCAAGAAGCTTACAGACGAGAGCATCCTATAA
- a CDS encoding extracellular solute-binding protein, with the protein MTNDNGKRKLALGLSAVLMSSMVLSACSSKDSNEASGNGEAPAGSLKIEIFDRGNAPAGVTASDNFLTNYVKENFGKANNIDVEFVPIPRSEEVTKLNVLMASGTDVPDIVFTYDSGTFNKYAEQGGLTDLTPLLKEHGQNLTKFLGEDTLRYGQYDGVQYSIPAKRSTVGKYASFIRQDWLDKLGLPVPATSEELYNTLTAFKTKDPGETGGKVIPLGMTIAAAQYDLLVWSFIKPVSEQERFELTQNLSSRDYPILLPGFKDAIQYMNKLYNEGLISKDFALDENKETLTQNIGNGLVGAFSDDNDAIFYPDGAYDVMTKNNPKAVLSAIDPFTNSEGKMAKPVSAPNGMYIMIPKSSKHAVEAIKYLDWMATDGHLQYIQNGIEGEHYTLEGGVPVSIPDMSVESSNKLSGGGDIGIIANGRIFESQEKNNEAFVKSFRTQYQDIIAKSLTISTTNPIEPVFTSRPIEAESKYGTTLSDKIKQLMVKSTMVSPGEFEVTYESMLKDYMSSGGQAILDERKAAYSEQK; encoded by the coding sequence ATGACAAATGATAACGGTAAAAGAAAGTTGGCGCTCGGTCTCTCAGCGGTTCTTATGTCATCCATGGTATTGTCTGCATGCTCGTCTAAAGATTCTAATGAAGCAAGCGGCAACGGTGAAGCACCAGCCGGCAGCTTGAAGATTGAAATTTTTGACCGTGGCAATGCGCCGGCCGGTGTTACGGCATCCGACAATTTCCTCACCAATTATGTGAAAGAGAATTTCGGTAAGGCGAACAATATCGATGTGGAATTCGTCCCTATCCCCCGCTCGGAAGAAGTGACCAAGCTTAATGTCCTGATGGCCAGCGGAACCGATGTTCCTGATATCGTCTTCACCTATGACTCCGGGACTTTCAATAAATATGCCGAGCAGGGCGGGCTGACGGATCTGACTCCGCTGCTGAAGGAACACGGCCAGAACCTGACCAAGTTCCTTGGCGAGGATACTCTGCGCTACGGTCAATACGATGGCGTCCAGTATAGCATTCCCGCCAAACGTTCTACCGTAGGTAAATATGCTTCCTTCATCCGTCAAGACTGGCTGGATAAGCTGGGGCTTCCCGTTCCGGCTACCTCAGAGGAGCTGTACAATACACTGACCGCCTTCAAGACCAAAGATCCGGGTGAAACCGGCGGCAAGGTGATTCCGCTGGGCATGACAATTGCTGCGGCGCAGTATGATTTGCTGGTCTGGTCCTTCATTAAGCCGGTCAGTGAGCAGGAGCGCTTCGAGCTTACACAGAACCTGAGCTCCCGCGACTACCCGATTCTGCTGCCTGGATTCAAGGATGCCATTCAATATATGAACAAGCTGTATAACGAAGGGCTGATCAGCAAGGATTTTGCTCTGGACGAGAATAAAGAGACCCTTACGCAGAATATCGGGAACGGGCTTGTGGGCGCATTCAGCGATGATAACGATGCGATCTTTTACCCTGACGGTGCTTATGATGTTATGACGAAGAATAACCCGAAGGCTGTACTGAGCGCCATTGATCCGTTCACGAACAGCGAGGGAAAGATGGCTAAGCCGGTATCTGCTCCGAACGGAATGTACATTATGATACCGAAGTCCAGCAAGCATGCGGTGGAAGCTATTAAGTATCTGGACTGGATGGCTACAGATGGCCACCTGCAATATATCCAGAACGGGATTGAAGGCGAGCATTACACGCTGGAAGGCGGCGTGCCGGTCTCCATTCCGGATATGTCTGTCGAATCCTCCAACAAGCTGTCAGGCGGCGGGGATATCGGGATTATCGCGAACGGACGGATTTTTGAGAGCCAGGAGAAGAATAATGAAGCCTTCGTGAAGAGCTTCCGCACCCAGTATCAGGACATCATCGCGAAATCACTGACGATTTCCACCACTAACCCGATTGAGCCGGTGTTCACCAGCCGTCCGATTGAGGCAGAGAGCAAATACGGCACGACACTTAGCGATAAAATCAAGCAGTTGATGGTCAAATCTACAATGGTCTCCCCAGGCGAATTCGAAGTCACCTATGAGAGTATGCTGAAGGACTACATGTCGAGCGGCGGACAGGCCATTCTGGATGAACGCAAGGCTGCCTACAGCGAGCAGAAATAA
- a CDS encoding helix-turn-helix domain-containing protein has protein sequence MKRSWYSRMLFSYFPVFLLVVTVLIFLAFMVITELSRSETQKANYISTSYVADTVERTLNDIELGVLQEIGNNYSYNDFLDAPSGTESPAGSSYEIVQSMNRLSERFSLIDSIYVYRNKDKLMLGQSGYVNPGQGQGLEAEYLQRLSANKQQQGWSAVRMVQPRNSQDLRPVISLASRLPIPWGSDGYIVINVSVYRIQRLVDSLTSGDLSFLRIKDVSGTPVYDSAPAADGGNNRTLSKVEAKDLGWTFESGLRAGRLFDWISVISYVWFILGLLTIALGVVYIIYITRRNYRPIHQLMVRIQGLQPAAQHAAPAVASDELALMHNALDRLVQITTDYERERYENLVIQRRELFQDFLSGQRLEDAAERLESLDPFEGTREFEAFVVFAAELNREKDWRALPAQDQNLLKFALTNVLGDLMADKQLQAWAEWISGERLGMIIGLRFQPVKDDSDTMLELARDCHRWIMDNLRVSLTFGVGTVVRDWREIRNSYAAAAEVLSHRLALGTEIAAVQMDQQDESGLQSYKYFGSFTQLVREFRLSGENWRIRLDEIFDSFRKDRLKDEEIYMLLEVLLQALEQELKGIAETLDRQLAAAWTGGLRERIRGSTDLEEIRELLTGWLNETYHVYVSVNELKSHRVMITEVKHYIEEHYANPDLSLNHLSERFQISAKYASYLFKEEFNMKFVDFLAELRLMKAKELLDTTSESIQDIALQIGYANSITFGRVFKRITGMTPGDYRKLKLHKDE, from the coding sequence ATGAAGCGCAGTTGGTATAGTCGGATGCTATTCTCATACTTCCCTGTCTTCCTGCTTGTAGTCACTGTTCTAATCTTCCTGGCCTTCATGGTCATTACGGAGCTGTCCCGCAGCGAGACGCAGAAGGCTAATTACATATCCACCAGCTATGTGGCGGATACGGTGGAGCGGACCTTGAATGATATAGAGCTGGGGGTGCTGCAGGAGATCGGAAATAACTATTCTTATAATGACTTCTTGGATGCGCCCTCCGGTACGGAATCACCGGCAGGCAGCTCATATGAAATTGTGCAGAGTATGAACCGTCTATCTGAACGCTTCAGCCTCATTGATTCAATCTATGTCTACCGTAACAAGGACAAGCTGATGCTGGGCCAGAGCGGATACGTGAATCCGGGACAGGGCCAGGGGCTGGAGGCAGAATATTTGCAGCGCCTCTCCGCGAATAAGCAGCAGCAGGGGTGGAGCGCTGTACGGATGGTTCAGCCCAGGAACTCTCAGGACTTACGGCCGGTGATCAGCCTGGCCAGCAGGCTGCCGATTCCTTGGGGCTCCGACGGTTATATTGTTATTAATGTCAGTGTGTACCGCATACAGCGTCTGGTGGACAGCTTGACGAGTGGAGACCTGTCCTTCCTGCGGATCAAGGATGTCTCGGGGACACCGGTCTATGATTCTGCTCCAGCCGCAGACGGCGGGAATAACAGAACGCTCTCGAAGGTCGAGGCGAAGGATCTCGGCTGGACCTTCGAGAGCGGGCTGCGGGCCGGGCGCTTATTCGACTGGATCTCGGTGATCTCCTACGTCTGGTTCATTCTCGGGCTGCTGACGATTGCGCTGGGCGTAGTGTATATCATCTACATCACCCGGCGGAATTACCGGCCTATCCATCAACTGATGGTGCGGATTCAAGGACTCCAGCCTGCGGCCCAGCATGCCGCGCCTGCTGTGGCTTCCGATGAGCTGGCCCTGATGCATAACGCACTGGACCGGCTGGTGCAGATCACTACCGACTATGAGCGGGAACGCTACGAGAATCTGGTCATTCAGCGACGGGAGCTGTTCCAGGATTTCCTCAGCGGGCAGCGGCTGGAGGATGCGGCAGAGCGGCTGGAGTCGCTGGACCCTTTTGAGGGCACTAGGGAGTTCGAAGCCTTCGTTGTATTCGCAGCCGAGCTGAACCGGGAGAAGGACTGGCGTGCGCTGCCTGCTCAGGATCAGAACCTGCTGAAATTCGCCTTAACCAATGTACTGGGGGACCTGATGGCAGATAAGCAGCTTCAGGCTTGGGCCGAATGGATAAGCGGGGAGCGGCTGGGGATGATTATTGGCCTCCGGTTCCAGCCGGTGAAGGATGACAGCGATACGATGCTGGAGCTGGCAAGAGACTGCCACCGCTGGATTATGGATAATCTGCGGGTATCTCTGACCTTCGGAGTGGGTACGGTCGTCCGGGACTGGCGGGAGATCCGGAATTCTTACGCGGCTGCGGCTGAGGTACTGAGTCACAGGCTGGCCTTGGGGACAGAGATTGCGGCAGTGCAGATGGATCAGCAGGACGAATCCGGACTACAGAGCTACAAATACTTCGGAAGCTTCACCCAGCTTGTCCGTGAATTCCGCCTATCGGGCGAGAACTGGCGAATCCGGCTGGACGAAATCTTCGATTCCTTCCGCAAGGACCGCCTGAAAGACGAAGAGATCTATATGCTGCTGGAAGTGCTGCTTCAGGCGCTGGAGCAGGAGCTTAAGGGCATAGCGGAGACGCTGGACCGTCAGCTTGCGGCAGCATGGACCGGCGGTCTGCGGGAACGCATCCGGGGCAGTACCGATCTTGAAGAGATCCGGGAGCTGCTGACCGGCTGGCTGAATGAAACCTACCATGTCTATGTGTCGGTCAATGAGCTGAAGAGCCACCGGGTAATGATTACCGAGGTTAAGCATTATATTGAAGAGCATTATGCGAATCCTGATCTCTCCTTGAATCATCTGAGCGAACGGTTCCAGATCTCTGCGAAATACGCCAGCTACCTGTTCAAGGAAGAGTTCAATATGAAGTTCGTGGACTTTCTCGCAGAGCTGCGGCTGATGAAGGCCAAGGAACTGCTGGATACGACTTCAGAGAGCATACAGGATATTGCTCTGCAGATTGGATATGCTAATTCCATTACCTTCGGACGGGTCTTCAAACGGATTACGGGCATGACCCCGGGGGATTACCGCAAATTAAAGCTCCATAAAGATGAATAG
- a CDS encoding MFS transporter, translating to MRRGTSIMRFSVGSKESEVLLKMRGLYLFTGLAGGSFNPYVTSLLVHQGMTSQRIGVMMAFGTLLAILFQPLWGILVDRYQRTRLVLMLTLIVPGTIVYLYNVKWLVVIVLVYSLYTIFQSTQTPIADSYAVNAASAAGTSFGTIRLFGSIGTALGGYFGGLYLNWMGVAELWIPFLIFNLLALLLVITIPVNVERQTQHVTFTSGIRQLLGNRVFLLFLAGCFLVNQTLTAFNSFFVLTFQMAGGSFAWSGIALMIASITSVPAMLVAARVLKKYGYEKTLMLASVVYMLRWAIQWLIPVPGVMIGVQTLHGMSFGFFYIAAVEYVASITGKELQATGQSLFNMVFVGLGGIAGNLLNGYLLETGGPGLMYFSCTVSAALGALLLYRVKTISHRQQQSE from the coding sequence ATGAGACGCGGAACAAGTATAATGAGATTCTCTGTAGGCAGCAAGGAGAGCGAGGTCCTGCTGAAGATGCGCGGGCTGTATCTGTTCACAGGTCTGGCCGGGGGCAGCTTCAACCCGTATGTCACCTCCCTTCTGGTTCATCAGGGCATGACGAGCCAGAGAATTGGAGTGATGATGGCATTCGGCACCTTGCTGGCGATTCTGTTTCAGCCGTTATGGGGAATTTTGGTGGACCGCTATCAACGAACAAGACTGGTACTGATGCTTACCCTGATTGTTCCCGGCACCATAGTCTATCTCTACAATGTAAAATGGCTTGTCGTCATTGTACTTGTATACAGCTTGTATACGATTTTTCAGAGTACCCAGACGCCGATTGCCGACTCTTATGCAGTGAATGCAGCTTCAGCCGCAGGTACCTCGTTTGGCACCATCCGCCTGTTCGGCAGTATCGGCACAGCGCTGGGAGGGTATTTCGGCGGACTGTATCTGAACTGGATGGGAGTTGCAGAGCTATGGATTCCCTTCCTGATCTTCAACCTGCTTGCCCTTCTGCTCGTGATTACCATCCCGGTGAATGTGGAGCGGCAGACGCAGCATGTAACCTTCACCAGCGGAATCAGGCAGCTGCTGGGCAACCGGGTCTTTCTGCTGTTTCTCGCCGGCTGTTTTCTGGTGAACCAGACACTTACGGCCTTCAACTCTTTCTTTGTCCTGACCTTCCAGATGGCGGGCGGGAGCTTCGCATGGTCAGGCATCGCCCTGATGATTGCTTCCATTACCAGCGTTCCGGCAATGCTCGTGGCCGCAAGAGTCCTGAAGAAGTACGGCTATGAGAAAACATTGATGCTGGCCTCCGTTGTCTACATGCTCCGCTGGGCGATCCAATGGCTCATTCCTGTTCCCGGTGTTATGATAGGTGTCCAGACACTGCACGGCATGTCGTTTGGTTTCTTTTACATTGCAGCTGTGGAATATGTGGCCTCTATTACGGGCAAAGAGCTGCAAGCCACAGGACAAAGCCTGTTCAATATGGTGTTTGTCGGTCTTGGCGGCATTGCCGGTAACCTGCTGAACGGGTATCTGCTGGAGACCGGCGGCCCGGGGCTGATGTATTTCTCCTGTACGGTGAGCGCCGCGTTAGGTGCATTGCTGCTGTACAGAGTCAAGACCATTTCACATAGGCAGCAGCAGTCTGAATAA
- a CDS encoding ROK family protein, with amino-acid sequence MNMLTAGIDVGGTKTLLCLTDEEGTVLEQYKVETQLSREPGVFFRWLFAELEQLCKRNGTKLASLKGVGIGFPGVMNERTGTLTSAPALNWPATADIRPVIAAYYPGLVVLDNDVNMAAMGEYAAGSAAGSEHFIMITVGTGVGSALFLNGQLYRGASFAAGEIGYLIVEPGAVHAAADPEYSEFGPFEMEVSGTGIGAKAAARLHGNNSSSLIRELAQGDAVRAEHVFAAAQQQDETALALLDHAYEQMAAAVKNIAITLDLELVILGGGVVEKNPGYVQEVAARVSRYTPEQSLLIRQAVLGNQAGAIGAAAAARSRLNAGTGQN; translated from the coding sequence ATGAATATGTTAACTGCCGGAATTGATGTGGGCGGAACCAAAACACTGCTATGCCTGACGGATGAAGAAGGAACGGTGCTTGAACAGTACAAGGTGGAGACGCAGCTGAGCCGGGAGCCGGGGGTGTTCTTCCGCTGGTTATTCGCCGAACTGGAGCAGCTATGCAAGCGTAACGGTACTAAGCTCGCTTCTCTGAAGGGAGTAGGCATCGGGTTCCCGGGAGTCATGAATGAGCGCACGGGTACATTGACTAGCGCACCGGCGCTCAATTGGCCTGCAACCGCGGATATCCGTCCGGTAATTGCAGCTTATTATCCCGGACTGGTGGTGCTGGACAATGATGTGAATATGGCGGCTATGGGCGAGTATGCAGCGGGCTCGGCTGCCGGGTCTGAGCATTTCATTATGATTACGGTCGGGACTGGAGTGGGCAGCGCCTTGTTCCTGAACGGCCAGCTCTACCGGGGAGCCAGCTTCGCTGCGGGTGAGATCGGCTATCTCATCGTTGAGCCGGGAGCGGTTCATGCTGCTGCCGATCCGGAGTACAGTGAGTTTGGCCCGTTTGAGATGGAGGTATCCGGCACGGGTATCGGGGCGAAAGCAGCGGCTAGGCTGCACGGGAATAATAGCAGTTCATTGATCCGGGAGCTGGCGCAGGGCGATGCGGTCCGGGCGGAGCATGTATTTGCAGCGGCGCAGCAGCAGGATGAGACCGCACTTGCGCTGCTGGATCATGCGTATGAACAGATGGCGGCGGCGGTCAAGAATATTGCGATTACGCTGGATCTGGAGCTGGTGATTCTGGGCGGTGGTGTCGTGGAGAAGAACCCGGGCTATGTGCAGGAGGTTGCAGCGCGGGTCAGCCGGTATACACCTGAACAATCTTTATTGATCCGGCAGGCGGTGCTTGGTAATCAGGCGGGAGCGATAGGTGCTGCGGCCGCGGCCCGAAGCAGGCTGAACGCAGGAACCGGGCAGAATTGA
- a CDS encoding ROK family transcriptional regulator, with translation MKIQTAGTPKVMRNLNEFLILDRIIGGGPQSRADLSRYTGLSKPTVSSAIAHLIERGLVRETGRAENTQGRKATLVEFNPKCFYTLGAEVGGSSLRIALADMSGEICYYKQLSMPESGLTEAVCHDFLVQSIEGLLADSGISREKLRAAAFGIPGVVDPADGSVSDLVAPLRGCEGVLARTNLAQLFPVPVVTENDVNLAALAEYTSSGMEASGSLLYFSIGAGTGGGFIIHGEIYRGLGGGAGELANLMLSAGRLEDVLSTDGLRQLANRMAKEHTSSGDSAYLLSIPGGPVEQIWDEVRRGEPLALAIIEAYCNLLAEAVGSICTVMAPTTVVLGGELGSHGEILLERLESRLGGLHRKPRLAASSHGDKDVVLGAVQTAVQLAFREMRA, from the coding sequence GTGAAAATTCAAACGGCCGGGACCCCCAAGGTCATGCGCAATCTGAATGAATTTCTGATTCTGGACCGGATCATCGGCGGCGGACCGCAATCCAGAGCGGATCTTAGCCGGTATACCGGCCTAAGCAAGCCTACGGTATCCTCAGCCATTGCTCATCTTATAGAACGCGGACTGGTCAGAGAGACCGGCAGAGCGGAGAACACTCAGGGCCGTAAAGCGACTCTAGTGGAATTCAACCCGAAATGCTTCTATACCCTAGGGGCAGAGGTGGGAGGAAGCAGCCTGCGGATAGCGCTTGCGGATATGAGCGGAGAAATCTGCTATTACAAGCAGCTGTCTATGCCGGAGAGCGGGCTGACAGAGGCGGTGTGTCACGACTTTCTGGTGCAGAGCATAGAGGGACTGCTTGCGGATTCCGGGATCTCCCGGGAGAAGCTGCGGGCCGCGGCCTTCGGGATTCCAGGCGTAGTGGACCCGGCAGATGGCAGCGTATCTGACCTGGTTGCCCCGCTGCGCGGGTGTGAAGGGGTGCTCGCAAGGACTAATCTGGCCCAGCTGTTCCCCGTGCCTGTCGTGACGGAGAATGATGTCAACCTCGCGGCGCTGGCAGAGTATACCTCTTCGGGGATGGAGGCAAGCGGCTCTCTCCTGTACTTCTCCATAGGCGCAGGAACCGGGGGCGGCTTCATTATCCACGGGGAGATCTACCGGGGGCTTGGCGGCGGTGCAGGGGAACTAGCCAATCTGATGCTGAGCGCGGGCAGGCTGGAGGATGTACTATCTACAGACGGATTAAGGCAGCTGGCTAACCGGATGGCAAAAGAACACACAAGTTCAGGTGATTCAGCGTATCTGCTGTCCATACCGGGAGGACCGGTGGAGCAGATATGGGATGAAGTGCGCAGAGGTGAGCCTCTTGCACTTGCTATTATCGAGGCCTATTGCAATCTGCTTGCAGAGGCGGTAGGCAGTATTTGTACCGTGATGGCTCCAACGACAGTGGTCCTTGGAGGCGAACTGGGCAGCCATGGGGAGATCCTGCTGGAGAGGCTGGAATCCCGGCTGGGCGGGCTTCACCGGAAGCCCCGGCTGGCTGCGTCCAGCCACGGGGACAAGGATGTGGTGCTTGGAGCGGTGCAGACCGCGGTCCAATTGGCTTTTCGTGAGATGCGGGCATGA
- a CDS encoding GNAT family N-acetyltransferase translates to MSTLQVEIVSRLDEEQKREVARLFYQAFTLKFSGIWIFSRKEQEIVDVLSRCLHYDKALYAVYEGRVVGFAGLETGVGFFMTLNYRSLRQTFGLLGGAWRYAAYGIFRLLHGNTPSNAVHIDPLVVSEQARGLGIGTRLLEAVFAWSREADRSKVLLEVVDTNPLAKKLYERVGFRTFKVQNTRLFSSQAGFHKVLHMEKMLN, encoded by the coding sequence ATGTCAACACTGCAAGTAGAGATCGTGAGCCGCTTGGATGAGGAACAGAAACGCGAAGTCGCCAGGCTGTTTTATCAGGCTTTTACCTTGAAATTCAGCGGAATATGGATCTTCTCCCGTAAAGAGCAGGAGATTGTGGACGTGCTGAGCCGCTGTCTGCATTATGACAAGGCCCTGTATGCGGTGTATGAAGGAAGGGTCGTAGGCTTTGCCGGTCTGGAGACGGGCGTTGGCTTCTTCATGACACTGAATTACCGTTCACTTAGGCAGACCTTCGGGCTGCTCGGCGGCGCTTGGCGCTATGCAGCTTATGGCATCTTCCGCCTGCTTCATGGCAATACCCCCTCAAATGCAGTGCATATTGATCCGCTTGTTGTGTCTGAGCAGGCCAGAGGGCTGGGAATCGGAACCCGGCTGCTGGAGGCTGTCTTCGCGTGGTCCCGGGAGGCGGACCGCAGTAAGGTGCTGCTGGAGGTTGTCGATACCAATCCGCTGGCGAAGAAGCTGTATGAGCGGGTGGGCTTCCGGACCTTCAAGGTGCAGAATACCCGGTTATTCTCCTCGCAGGCCGGCTTCCACAAAGTGCTGCATATGGAGAAAATGCTGAATTAG
- a CDS encoding TetR/AcrR family transcriptional regulator — MKTSVKDNKRKAILDASTELLALKPTATLQEIADHAGIGIATLHRYFSTRELLLDALALNAIGLVEEALGGVTAEEHDMLPFLTEVFEVLIPLGGKVSFLSSAASVDENPHIVAEEARIKQPLREAVEGWQARGLLNTGMTAHWIITVMYNLLFVAWQEIQKGNLAKNDAPKLLVTTVLQGFSGTGHGDGR; from the coding sequence ATGAAAACTAGTGTTAAAGATAACAAACGGAAGGCCATTCTGGATGCATCGACGGAGCTGCTGGCGCTCAAGCCGACGGCTACTCTACAGGAGATCGCGGATCACGCAGGGATCGGCATTGCGACGCTGCACCGTTATTTCTCCACCAGAGAGCTGCTGCTGGATGCGCTGGCGCTGAATGCGATCGGGCTGGTGGAAGAAGCGCTTGGAGGCGTTACCGCAGAGGAGCACGATATGCTCCCATTCCTGACGGAAGTGTTCGAGGTGCTGATTCCCTTGGGTGGTAAGGTGTCTTTTCTCAGCAGCGCCGCCTCCGTGGACGAGAATCCGCATATTGTAGCCGAGGAAGCACGGATCAAGCAGCCGCTGCGGGAAGCGGTGGAGGGCTGGCAGGCACGCGGTCTGCTGAATACCGGAATGACCGCCCACTGGATCATAACGGTCATGTATAATCTGTTGTTCGTTGCCTGGCAGGAGATTCAGAAGGGTAATCTTGCGAAGAATGATGCTCCGAAGCTGCTGGTTACTACAGTCCTCCAAGGCTTCAGCGGAACAGGGCATGGGGACGGCAGGTAA